From a single Streptomyces sp. NBC_00377 genomic region:
- a CDS encoding IclR family transcriptional regulator: MESETSSGRVLQSVQRAFDLLERIATHPEGARLSELADGAGLNRSTAHNLLASLEGLGYITQDKKGAAYRLTGKLNRLLRLDAEAEHALRARIRPVLKNVSQASGESTFLAFATGTDYLCVDAVQSDQPLHLAVRPGERKSLIGEALGHALLAADADLAHLVRAEDPDRWERHAQEIADAKHHGFALDLDSQQAGISCVAVAVTPRAAIAVAGPTSRLPESRLITIGQKIREALDKVRPANQEWL, encoded by the coding sequence ATGGAATCCGAGACGTCATCCGGCCGTGTGCTCCAGTCCGTACAGCGGGCTTTCGACCTGCTGGAACGCATCGCGACGCACCCCGAAGGCGCACGGTTGAGCGAGCTCGCCGACGGCGCCGGACTCAACCGCAGCACCGCCCACAACTTGCTCGCTTCCCTCGAAGGGCTCGGCTACATCACCCAGGACAAGAAGGGCGCCGCCTACCGGCTGACCGGCAAGCTCAACCGCCTGCTGCGCCTGGACGCCGAGGCGGAACACGCCCTGCGCGCCCGCATCCGGCCCGTGCTCAAGAACGTGAGCCAGGCATCGGGCGAGTCCACCTTCCTCGCGTTCGCCACCGGCACCGACTACCTGTGCGTGGACGCCGTGCAATCGGACCAGCCCCTGCACCTCGCCGTCAGACCCGGCGAGCGAAAGTCACTGATCGGCGAGGCGCTCGGCCACGCCCTGCTCGCAGCCGACGCAGACCTCGCCCACCTGGTCCGCGCCGAAGACCCGGACCGGTGGGAACGCCACGCGCAGGAGATCGCCGACGCCAAGCACCACGGCTTCGCCCTCGACCTGGACAGCCAGCAGGCAGGCATCTCGTGTGTCGCCGTCGCGGTCACCCCACGCGCCGCGATCGCCGTCGCCGGGCCCACCAGCCGCCTCCCGGAATCACGCCTCATCACAATCGGCCAGAAGATCCGCGAGGCACTGGACAAAGTTCGACCGGCCAACCAGGAATGGCTGTGA
- a CDS encoding PAS domain-containing protein, which produces MLDDGGAAWAVVDQQGIVTRWSEGARQLLGHPPDEVVGKPAARLLDEDLPSEMLREIKALRRWSGRVWLRHRNGFVRTSCAGPDQQIRRTRPA; this is translated from the coding sequence GTGCTCGACGACGGTGGCGCGGCCTGGGCTGTCGTCGATCAGCAGGGCATCGTGACGAGGTGGAGCGAGGGCGCCCGCCAGTTGCTGGGCCATCCGCCGGACGAGGTCGTCGGGAAGCCCGCCGCACGCCTCCTCGATGAGGATCTTCCCTCCGAGATGCTGCGCGAGATCAAGGCGCTGCGGAGGTGGAGTGGCCGGGTGTGGCTGAGGCACCGGAATGGGTTCGTGCGCACCTCCTGCGCGGGGCCCGATCAGCAAATCCGGCGGACCAGGCCAGCATGA